CTTGAGCAGTACAGTGAGCCGAACCTGATGGTGAACCATTGTAACCGGTTGCCACCACCTGCTTATTTTTCACAATCACAGCACCGACCGGAAATGCTAAACAGGTTGAGCGAGTCGCTGCTAGTTTAGCCAACATGAGAAAATACTCATCCCATGTTGGTCTTTGCTCATCAAAGTCCATTATTTACTATCCTGAATGTATTTTTTACCAGTTTTCAAACACTCAGATGCTTTCTGTAATTCCATTCCCAAATATCCAGCATGATCTGGACGTATTGAAGGCGAAGACGAGCAGATTTCTCTGAGCAATTTCAACGGATCTTTACTAGAATAGCAACTTACAACCTCACCACTCCCTGGAGTTGTCTGTGTAACAACTATCTTGTTTTCTACAATTTCAATTAAGAAGTTTCCGGCTGGGTCGTAGTAATCAAGTTTTTTACAAATGGCGGTATACTGTTTTTGAATTAGCTGTTCAGCATTACTCCACGTATCATCATAGATATGAGCAGACTGACTTATGGTAATCAGTGGTCCCCTTTTTAATTGATAGTCAGAATGTTGAGCAATTTGATTTATAATATGTTTTTGCAGAGCCAATAATCCCATTGCATTTGCAGGCCATGCAGCAAACATATCATTACTTCTGAGAGTAGCAGTTAAGGATAATTCATTATCTACAACTCTCAGCCAAATGTGATTTAGACAAGGACTACCGCCTTTTTCATGATCTTTCACATCCCATAGGGTCATTACTGCACTAGCAGCATCAATTTCTCCAATTAATTTTTGAATCACTTGGTCAATTTGATCGCGTCCAAACCAGGAACGTAACCGCTGACCGTATGTATATTTCAACCCTTCTCGATAGGGTGCATCATCTAAAATTTGGCAAATATATTCTTCTAGAAAACTCCGGTCAATTGGTAAATAATTCGGTTCGGGAAAATAAAAATCCTCTGGCTCATCAGTAACAATTGCCATCAAATCAATTAATTCTTGCCATTGTCCATCATACCCAGTTGGTCGAATTGTCCCCGTTGTCTTAATGCGATGAATAATTTTTACCCAAGTTTCGGCTATTGTCTTACCTTCAATTCTGTGTCCGTAGCGTGTCCCTGGTAAAACAACGGGGTAAATGGTAGACATGGGGAATTCTAACGGTAAACCCCAGGGTTCAACAGTTTCCCGTTGAGCATAAGATTTCACCAAAGTACAAGCTTCATTGATTGATTTTGCTTCTATGTACTCTATAGAATTTCGCAGTGTTTCTAGAGCATTGGCATCAATTTCAATATCAATGTAACCAGGAATAGCAGAGCGAATTACCCAGCATCTGCGTCCAGTGTCGCTTAAACCTTCTGCAAAACCGTGACGGAAAAAGTCCTTCAAGCACTCACATGCACCAGCATTGCTGTCCTCCTTCGTGGCGTTCAATATCACTAAGTAGCGGACGTGGGGATTATACAACAAATTGCGAAGCAGTAAATTCAGTCCCCGTGTGGGTGAGTAGAGTTGCCCAATTACAGCATACTCATGTGGATGTAATTGTTTTTGCACCGTACCTTTTACAGTCCACCCTGTAATCACAGCGGTCTGTCCTTGACCATAAATTAGTTGGTTAGGCTTGTGCAGTGGCTTGTATTGAAATTGGGTTGCCTGACTGGTTGCTGTCATCGAACTCTTTGGGTCTGAAACCCCGTCCTTATAGGACGGCTTTATATTGAATGAATTTAGATACCATTACCGCCTTGGGATTGGTTAGTTCGGTGTGCTTTTGTGTTGCACTTTCAACGGGACAGTTGCCGTTTCAAACCTCCCAATCCTGTACGCATAATGTTTGGACTTTCGTCCCTCCCTTTCGGGGTAATGTTAGCTTCTCCCAAGGGGAGACGCTGCGCGAACGCCAATGTTTTAAGAGCTTTTTGGACTAGCAGCACTGTTCCAGTGACCTTAGAACTGTTTAACCACTAGTGACAGAGCGAGGAACTAGCTAGCCTTCGGCAACGCCAGGGGCGAACGCATTCTCCGGTGTCGTGACTCAAAAAACGTAGTCAATTAAGACGTAGGCTGGTCAGGACGGCTTGCTTGATTTCTCTTACAAGCCTCATGCCTTTAGGCTGAGGTTCCTGACGGTTGGCTAAAATCAAATCCAAATATTATCCCATAATTTCACAAGCAATAGTCTAAGAGTTAACCGTCAACCGTTTCTCATAAAGATTACGCAGGCTCTGTTCTAGCCACAACAAGGGTTTTCACTCCTTTGTGGCTAAATTACGTAACTTCTACTTTACAAAAGTTAATGAATACGTTACACTTTGTTACATAAATAAAAAAGCGAGAAAGTTCCATGCGTACAAATGCTTCTATTGTTGATGACCAGGGTCTAATGAACAACTTTGCGATCGAGCCAAAGGTGTATGTAGATGAGCAAGGCGATCGCACTGGATTTACACCCTATGCAGAACTCCTCAATGGTCGTTTGGCAATGATAGGTTTTGTTTCTTTAATTGCATTAGAAGTTGTTACGGGACATGGTATATTTGGTATTTTGGCAAGTTTGTAACAACAATTGCTTTCGATTTTAATAACGAAATTTTTAACAAATGTGGAGACGGGATATATATATTTCGTCTCTAATTTATTGGTATCTTAAAAATGTCAAGTTAAATTAACCAGGCTATCTATGGTTTTAACTGCTTCTACGATGTTGCCGCTAGGCACTAAAGCGCCAGATTTTCATCTACCAGAAGTGGTAAATGAAAAGACGATTTCAGTATCTACCTTTGCTGATAAAAAAGCGCTATTGGTAATGTTTATTTGTCGGCATTGTCCGTTTGTAAAGCACATTCAAGAACAATTGGCGCTCTTAGGAAAAGATTACTTTAACAGTGATTTAGGAATTGTTGCCATCAGCACCAATGATGCAAAAAAATACCCCGATGATGCACCAGAGTCTTTGAAATTAATGGCGACAGAACTTGGGTTTAAATTTCCCTTGTGCTACGACGAAACGCAGGAAACAGCGAAGGCTTATACAGCAGCTTGCACACCAGATTTTTTTCTATTTGATAGCGATCGCCAACTCGTTTATCGTGGACAATTAGATGATAGTCGTCCCAGTAATGGCAAACCTGTAACCGGTGCAGATTTACGCGCTGCTATTGAGGCGTTGCTGGCGGGTCAGCCTGTACCTGATGAGCAAAAGCCAAGTATTGGCTGCAATATTAAATGGAAACCTGGGAACGAACCCAGTTATTTTAGTTAAGTTAGGGATTGGGGATTGGGAGTTAAGAGTTAGGAATTAGGAGTTAGGAGTTAGGAGTTTTCCCCAATCCCCAGCGATGCACTGAGCTTGCCGAAGTGTCCCCAATCCCCAGCGATGCACTGAGCTTGCCGAAGTGTCCCCAATCCCCAGCGATGCACTGAGCTTGCCGAAGTGTCCCCAATCCCCAATCCCCAATCCCCAATCCCTATTCCCCAATTAATGCTTGATTTCCAAATTGAGGATGTAGCATCCCAGTTGGACTTTTTCTGACCACAATTCGTATTCCACCCGCAAATGCTCTGGTAAGGGGTTTCCGGTGAGCGTCATAGCTTTAGTAAAATTACGTAAGCGAATGGGATCATTTGGTTGCAATGATTCCGTTGGCAACCAATAACGACTAATACCATAAACGCCCTGTTCCCAGAAGTGGCGGTAACTCACTTGACCGTTTCCTTGCATGGTCATGATAACGCGGTAAGGGGAAATCTCCAGCCACAAAATTCTGGGGCTACTGGGGGCGAAAACTTTGCTGGTCTGTTGGGCTACCTTGTCCTCTGGACTT
The Gloeotrichia echinulata CP02 DNA segment above includes these coding regions:
- a CDS encoding thymidylate synthase, coding for MTATSQATQFQYKPLHKPNQLIYGQGQTAVITGWTVKGTVQKQLHPHEYAVIGQLYSPTRGLNLLLRNLLYNPHVRYLVILNATKEDSNAGACECLKDFFRHGFAEGLSDTGRRCWVIRSAIPGYIDIEIDANALETLRNSIEYIEAKSINEACTLVKSYAQRETVEPWGLPLEFPMSTIYPVVLPGTRYGHRIEGKTIAETWVKIIHRIKTTGTIRPTGYDGQWQELIDLMAIVTDEPEDFYFPEPNYLPIDRSFLEEYICQILDDAPYREGLKYTYGQRLRSWFGRDQIDQVIQKLIGEIDAASAVMTLWDVKDHEKGGSPCLNHIWLRVVDNELSLTATLRSNDMFAAWPANAMGLLALQKHIINQIAQHSDYQLKRGPLITISQSAHIYDDTWSNAEQLIQKQYTAICKKLDYYDPAGNFLIEIVENKIVVTQTTPGSGEVVSCYSSKDPLKLLREICSSSPSIRPDHAGYLGMELQKASECLKTGKKYIQDSK
- a CDS encoding chlorophyll a/b-binding protein, with product MRTNASIVDDQGLMNNFAIEPKVYVDEQGDRTGFTPYAELLNGRLAMIGFVSLIALEVVTGHGIFGILASL
- a CDS encoding thioredoxin family protein: MVLTASTMLPLGTKAPDFHLPEVVNEKTISVSTFADKKALLVMFICRHCPFVKHIQEQLALLGKDYFNSDLGIVAISTNDAKKYPDDAPESLKLMATELGFKFPLCYDETQETAKAYTAACTPDFFLFDSDRQLVYRGQLDDSRPSNGKPVTGADLRAAIEALLAGQPVPDEQKPSIGCNIKWKPGNEPSYFS